From Pseudomonas alcaligenes, a single genomic window includes:
- the queD gene encoding 6-carboxytetrahydropterin synthase QueD, translated as MELFKEFTFESAHLLPHVPQGHKCGRLHGHSFRVAVYIEGEVDPHTGWIRDFAEIKAIFKPIYDLLDHNYLNEIAGLENPTSENLAKWIWQQLKPLLPELSRIRVHETCTSGCEYRGD; from the coding sequence GTGGAACTCTTCAAAGAATTTACCTTCGAATCCGCCCACCTCTTGCCCCATGTTCCCCAGGGGCACAAGTGCGGCCGCCTGCATGGCCACTCCTTCCGGGTTGCCGTCTACATTGAAGGCGAGGTCGATCCCCATACCGGCTGGATTCGCGATTTCGCCGAGATCAAGGCGATCTTCAAGCCGATCTACGACCTGCTTGACCACAACTACCTGAACGAAATCGCCGGCCTGGAAAACCCTACCAGCGAGAACCTCGCCAAATGGATCTGGCAGCAGCTCAAGCCGCTGCTGCCCGAGCTCTCGCGTATCCGCGTGCACGAAACCTGCACCAGTGGCTGCGAATACCGCGGCGACTGA
- a CDS encoding DUF5329 domain-containing protein — protein MRHSTLQLCAFMLLCSCNSAQAALNEQSQQEVDALLAFVESSGCAFIRNGDEHSPQDARAHLQKKLDYLNDKDLVDSAEDFIDRAATESSLSGEPYQVNCQGQRQPSADWLKHELQRLRQSNH, from the coding sequence ATGCGCCACTCCACGCTACAGCTCTGCGCATTCATGCTTCTCTGCTCCTGCAACAGCGCCCAGGCAGCGCTCAACGAGCAGAGCCAACAGGAAGTCGATGCCCTGCTCGCTTTCGTCGAAAGCAGTGGTTGCGCCTTCATTCGTAACGGCGACGAACACAGCCCGCAGGATGCCCGCGCCCACCTGCAGAAGAAGCTCGACTATCTGAATGACAAGGATCTGGTCGACTCGGCAGAAGACTTCATCGATCGCGCAGCCACCGAGAGCAGCCTCAGCGGTGAACCCTACCAGGTGAACTGCCAGGGCCAGCGGCAACCGTCCGCTGACTGGCTGAAACACGAACTGCAGCGCCTGCGCCAGAGCAATCACTGA
- a CDS encoding patatin-like phospholipase family protein, translating into MTAFQIKSPALSLRAGKRAIARIREHGLQAGDVDTLPGAAGGPKGLGIQGLDLALFGDWLPRAPRPRTLIGASIGSWRFASACLPDACAGIRRLGELYTSQRFAKGVSMAEVSRSCVELLDQLLDGQDAALLNNPLYHLNIVVVRSRGLLRHDHRGALGLGLSSVIGNNLLSRRRLSRHFERVILHDDRQTPPLAALEDFPSQFHSLNPANLRQALLASGSIPMVMQAIREIPGLEPGAYRDGGLLDYHLDLPYQSEGVVLYPHFTDKVIPGWFDKGLPWRRGDAQRLQDVVLLAPSREYLASLPHGKLPDRSDFKRYLGNDAGRERYWRQAMAESTRLGDEFLELVDSGRLIDRLQPL; encoded by the coding sequence ATGACCGCCTTCCAGATCAAATCCCCCGCCCTCAGCCTGCGCGCCGGCAAGCGTGCCATCGCCCGCATCCGCGAGCATGGCTTGCAGGCCGGCGATGTCGATACCCTGCCGGGCGCCGCGGGTGGCCCCAAGGGCCTGGGCATCCAGGGACTGGATCTGGCATTGTTCGGCGACTGGCTGCCACGCGCGCCGCGGCCGCGCACCCTGATCGGCGCCTCCATCGGCTCCTGGCGCTTCGCCAGTGCCTGCCTGCCGGATGCCTGCGCGGGGATTCGTCGCCTGGGCGAGCTGTACACCAGCCAGCGCTTCGCCAAGGGCGTGAGCATGGCCGAAGTCTCCCGCAGCTGCGTGGAACTGCTCGACCAATTGCTCGACGGCCAGGACGCCGCGCTGCTGAACAACCCCTTGTACCACCTGAACATCGTCGTGGTCAGAAGCCGCGGCCTACTCCGCCATGACCATCGCGGCGCCCTGGGCCTCGGCCTGTCGTCGGTAATCGGCAACAACCTGCTCAGCCGCCGGCGCCTGAGTCGCCACTTCGAGCGGGTCATCCTCCACGATGATCGACAGACGCCGCCGCTTGCAGCGCTGGAAGACTTCCCTTCGCAGTTCCACAGCCTGAATCCGGCCAACCTGCGCCAGGCCCTGCTGGCCTCAGGCTCCATCCCCATGGTGATGCAGGCCATCCGCGAGATACCGGGTCTTGAACCTGGCGCCTACCGCGACGGCGGCCTGCTCGACTATCACCTGGATCTGCCCTATCAAAGTGAAGGCGTGGTGCTTTATCCGCACTTCACCGACAAGGTGATCCCCGGCTGGTTCGACAAGGGTCTGCCATGGCGCCGCGGTGACGCCCAGCGCCTGCAGGATGTCGTGCTGCTGGCGCCCTCGCGCGAGTACCTGGCCAGCCTCCCCCACGGCAAGCTGCCAGATCGCAGCGACTTCAAGCGCTACCTGGGTAACGATGCCGGGCGTGAACGCTACTGGCGCCAGGCCATGGCCGAAAGCACTCGGCTCGGCGACGAGTTTCTCGAACTGGTCGATAGCGGCCGCCTGATCGATCGGCTACAACCGCTCTGA
- a CDS encoding PepSY domain-containing protein — translation MIFVTRHCGIPVLLSILLSLQVQARDLDQDEALRLRQAEVIRPLEELMQPALSRYPGATLLEAELEEEDDAYVYEIELLTDGVVRELEVDARDGRVLKDEVED, via the coding sequence ATGATATTCGTGACTCGACACTGCGGCATACCGGTCTTGCTGAGCATACTGCTCAGCCTGCAGGTGCAGGCGCGCGATCTGGATCAGGACGAGGCGCTGCGCCTGCGTCAGGCCGAGGTTATCCGGCCACTCGAGGAGCTGATGCAGCCGGCGCTCAGTCGCTATCCGGGGGCCACGCTGCTGGAAGCCGAGCTGGAGGAAGAAGACGATGCCTATGTCTACGAGATCGAACTGCTGACCGATGGCGTGGTGCGTGAGCTGGAGGTCGACGCCCGCGACGGGCGTGTGCTCAAGGATGAGGTGGAGGACTGA
- a CDS encoding response regulator transcription factor, with the protein MRLLLVEDHVPLADELLADLTRQGYAVDWLADGRDALYQGASEPYDLIILDLGLPGKPGLEVLREWRAGGLAVPVLILTARSSWAERIEGLKAGADDYLSKPFHPEELALRIQALLRRAHGLANQPQLEAAGLLLDEARQCALHGERVVELTAGEFRLLRYFMLHPGQILSKGQLAEHLYDGETERDSNVLEVHVNRLRGKLGREVIETRRGQGYRFAGVSG; encoded by the coding sequence ATGCGTCTGTTGCTGGTGGAAGACCATGTGCCGCTGGCCGACGAACTGCTGGCCGACCTCACCCGCCAAGGCTATGCCGTCGACTGGTTGGCTGATGGCCGCGATGCGCTCTACCAGGGCGCCAGCGAACCTTACGACCTGATCATTCTCGATCTCGGCCTGCCCGGCAAGCCTGGGCTCGAGGTGCTGCGCGAGTGGCGTGCCGGTGGTCTGGCGGTGCCGGTGCTGATTCTCACCGCCCGCTCTTCCTGGGCCGAGCGTATCGAGGGGCTCAAGGCCGGGGCCGATGATTACCTGAGCAAGCCTTTCCATCCCGAGGAGCTGGCCTTGCGCATCCAGGCCCTGCTGCGGCGTGCCCACGGCCTGGCCAACCAGCCGCAGCTGGAGGCGGCCGGCCTGCTGCTGGACGAGGCGCGCCAGTGTGCCTTGCATGGCGAGCGGGTGGTCGAGCTGACCGCTGGCGAGTTCCGCCTGCTGCGCTACTTCATGCTGCATCCCGGGCAGATCCTGTCCAAGGGGCAGTTGGCCGAGCACCTGTATGACGGCGAGACCGAGCGCGACTCCAATGTCCTCGAAGTGCATGTGAACCGCCTGCGCGGCAAGCTGGGGCGCGAAGTGATCGAAACCCGCCGCGGCCAGGGCTATCGCTTCGCCGGGGTGAGCGGGTGA
- a CDS encoding sensor histidine kinase produces MRSIQRRLSLSLAAVLLLVGLALAQGSLLLFDLGLRRYLQDGLKDESESLLIALVRGHQGVQLDEQRVDPAFKRTFSGQYFRIDFAEQTWRSRSLWDRSLELPSEPGLQAGLSDGPRGQRLLLYRADYQRFGQHFSISVAQDYAPILHNFRRLQWLGLGLGGAALLLILLAQRYTVRAALQPLERVREQIAQLQQGQRNELDAEVPVELQPLVNQINRLLAHTEDTLNRSRNALGNLGHALKTPLAVLVSLSNRPELREHAELQRSLREQLEQIEQRLGRELGRARLAGEVLPGAHFHCGEELPALLSTLGMIHNRGLQLNWQAEPELRLPWDREDLLELLGNLLDNACKWADSRVQLAVSRTPEGYRLLIDDDGPGIAAELRAEVLGRGSRLDEQVSGHGLGLGIVRDMIEAWRGLLALEDNPWGGLRVRIELPLRA; encoded by the coding sequence GTGAGGTCGATCCAGCGCCGCCTGAGCCTGAGCCTGGCTGCCGTTCTGCTGCTGGTGGGGCTGGCGTTGGCCCAGGGCAGCCTGCTGCTGTTCGATCTGGGCTTGCGCCGTTACCTGCAGGACGGCCTGAAGGACGAGAGCGAAAGCCTGCTGATCGCCCTGGTGCGCGGCCATCAGGGCGTGCAGCTGGATGAGCAGCGGGTCGACCCGGCGTTCAAGCGAACCTTCTCCGGTCAGTATTTCCGTATCGATTTTGCCGAGCAGACCTGGCGTTCGCGTTCGCTGTGGGATCGCAGCCTGGAGCTGCCGAGTGAGCCTGGATTACAAGCAGGCCTTAGCGACGGCCCGCGCGGCCAGCGGCTATTGCTCTACCGCGCGGATTACCAGCGCTTCGGCCAGCACTTCTCGATCAGCGTGGCGCAGGACTACGCACCGATCCTGCACAACTTCCGACGCCTGCAATGGCTGGGGCTCGGCCTGGGCGGGGCGGCGTTGCTGCTGATCCTGCTGGCCCAGCGCTATACGGTGCGAGCCGCGCTGCAGCCGCTGGAGCGGGTGCGCGAGCAGATTGCCCAGCTGCAGCAGGGGCAGCGCAACGAGCTGGATGCCGAGGTACCGGTGGAGCTGCAGCCGCTGGTGAATCAGATCAACCGCCTGCTGGCGCATACCGAGGACACCCTCAATCGTTCGCGCAATGCCCTGGGCAATCTCGGCCATGCGCTGAAAACCCCGCTGGCGGTGCTGGTCAGCCTGAGTAATCGGCCGGAGCTGCGTGAGCATGCCGAGCTGCAGCGCAGCCTGCGTGAGCAGCTGGAGCAGATCGAGCAGCGCCTGGGACGCGAACTGGGGCGGGCACGGCTGGCGGGCGAGGTGCTGCCCGGGGCGCATTTCCATTGCGGTGAAGAGTTGCCGGCGCTGCTGAGCACCCTGGGCATGATTCACAACCGTGGCTTGCAGCTGAACTGGCAGGCCGAGCCGGAGTTGCGCCTGCCATGGGATCGCGAAGACCTGCTCGAGTTGCTCGGCAACCTGCTGGACAACGCCTGCAAGTGGGCCGACAGTCGCGTGCAACTGGCGGTCAGTCGCACGCCGGAGGGTTATCGGTTGCTGATCGACGACGACGGCCCGGGTATTGCGGCGGAACTGCGCGCCGAGGTACTGGGCCGCGGCAGCCGCCTGGATGAACAGGTGAGCGGGCACGGCCTGGGGTTGGGCATAGTGCGCGACATGATCGAGGCCTGGCGCGGCCTGCTGGCGTTGGAGGACAACCCCTGGGGCGGCTTGCGGGTGCGCATCGAGCTGCCCTTGCGGGCATGA
- the fabI gene encoding enoyl-ACP reductase FabI, with protein MGFLAGKRVLIVGVASKLSIASGIAAAMHREGAELAFTYQNDKLKGRVEEFAAGWGSNAELCFPCDVANDEEIAQVFTELSKKWDGLDCIVHSVGFAPGDQLDGDFTAVTTREGFKIAHDISAYSLVALAKAGRELMQGRNGSILTLSYLGAERTMPNYNVMGMAKASLEAGVRYLAGSLGPEGTRVNAISAGPIRTLAASGIKSFRKMLAANEKQTPLRRNVTIEEVGNAGAFLCSDLASGISGEILYVDGGFNTTAMGNIED; from the coding sequence ATGGGTTTTCTCGCCGGTAAGCGCGTACTGATCGTTGGCGTGGCCAGCAAACTGTCGATTGCCTCGGGCATCGCCGCCGCCATGCACCGCGAGGGCGCCGAGCTCGCCTTCACCTACCAGAACGACAAGCTCAAGGGCCGCGTCGAAGAGTTCGCCGCAGGCTGGGGCTCCAATGCCGAGCTGTGCTTCCCCTGCGACGTGGCCAACGACGAGGAAATCGCCCAGGTCTTCACCGAGCTGAGCAAGAAGTGGGATGGCCTGGACTGCATCGTCCACTCCGTCGGCTTCGCCCCCGGCGACCAGCTGGACGGCGACTTCACCGCCGTCACCACCCGCGAGGGCTTCAAGATCGCCCACGACATCAGCGCCTACAGCCTGGTGGCCCTGGCCAAGGCCGGCCGCGAGCTGATGCAGGGCCGTAACGGCAGCATCCTCACCCTCTCCTACCTGGGTGCCGAGCGCACCATGCCCAACTACAACGTGATGGGCATGGCCAAGGCCAGCCTGGAAGCCGGCGTGCGCTACCTGGCCGGCAGCCTCGGCCCGGAAGGTACCCGCGTCAACGCCATCTCCGCCGGGCCGATCCGCACCCTGGCCGCTTCCGGCATCAAGAGCTTCCGCAAGATGCTCGCCGCCAACGAGAAGCAGACCCCGCTGCGTCGCAACGTGACCATCGAGGAAGTCGGCAACGCCGGCGCCTTCCTCTGCTCCGACCTGGCCTCGGGCATCAGTGGCGAGATTCTCTATGTCGACGGCGGCTTCAATACCACCGCCATGGGCAATATCGAAGACTGA
- a CDS encoding ABC transporter ATP-binding protein, with amino-acid sequence MSQADNNLIEVRDLAVEFCNGEQVQRVVEGVSFDIRKGETLALVGESGSGKSVTAHSILRLLPYPLARHPAGSIGYAGEDLLKLGEARLRGIRGNRIAMVFQEPMTSLNPLHSIGKQIGEVLALHKGLTGKAATARIIELLELVGIPEPHKRLLALPHELSGGQRQRVMIAMALANEPELLIADEPTTALDVTVQLKILELLKELQARLGMALLLISHDLNLVRRIAHRVCVMQRGRIVEQASCDELFRAPQHPYTQELLGAEPSGEPAVNPVGAPLLEVDDLRVWFPIKKGLLRRTVDHVKAVDGINFSLPQGQTLGIVGESGSGKSTLGLAILRLLGSQGAIRFQGQALNGLSQQAVRPLRRQMQVVFQDPFGSLSPRMSVGQIVGEGLHIHRMGSAAEQEQAVIDALVEVGLDPETRHRYPHEFSGGQRQRIAIARALVLKPALILLDEPTSALDRTVQRQVVELLRSLQAKYNLTYLFISHDLAVVRALSHQLMVMKQGKVVEQGSAETIFAAPQHTYTRQLLEAAFLAPATAD; translated from the coding sequence ATGAGCCAGGCAGACAACAACCTCATCGAAGTCCGCGACCTGGCCGTCGAGTTCTGCAACGGCGAGCAGGTGCAGCGCGTGGTCGAAGGCGTCAGTTTCGATATCCGCAAGGGCGAAACCCTGGCCCTGGTCGGCGAGAGCGGCTCGGGCAAATCGGTCACCGCCCACTCCATCCTGCGCCTGCTGCCCTACCCGCTGGCCCGCCACCCGGCTGGCAGCATCGGCTATGCCGGCGAGGATCTGCTCAAGCTGGGCGAAGCGCGGCTGCGTGGCATCCGCGGCAACCGCATCGCCATGGTGTTCCAGGAGCCGATGACCTCGCTCAACCCGCTGCACAGCATCGGCAAGCAGATTGGTGAAGTACTGGCCCTGCACAAGGGCCTGACCGGCAAGGCGGCCACCGCACGGATAATCGAGCTGCTCGAGCTGGTCGGCATTCCCGAGCCGCACAAGCGCCTGCTCGCCCTGCCCCACGAGCTGTCCGGCGGCCAGCGCCAGCGGGTGATGATCGCCATGGCCCTGGCCAACGAGCCGGAGCTGCTGATCGCCGACGAGCCGACCACCGCGCTGGACGTCACCGTGCAGCTGAAAATCCTCGAATTGCTCAAGGAATTGCAGGCGCGCCTGGGCATGGCCCTGCTGCTGATCAGCCACGATCTCAACCTGGTGCGAAGAATTGCCCACCGCGTATGTGTCATGCAGCGCGGTCGCATCGTCGAACAGGCGTCGTGTGACGAATTGTTCCGCGCTCCGCAGCATCCCTATACCCAGGAACTGCTCGGCGCCGAGCCCAGCGGCGAGCCGGCGGTCAACCCCGTGGGCGCGCCGCTGCTGGAAGTGGACGACCTGCGCGTGTGGTTCCCGATCAAGAAAGGGCTGCTGCGGCGCACGGTCGATCACGTGAAGGCGGTGGACGGAATCAACTTCAGCCTGCCCCAGGGCCAGACCCTGGGCATAGTCGGCGAAAGCGGTTCCGGTAAGTCCACCCTCGGTCTGGCGATCCTGCGGCTGCTCGGCAGTCAGGGTGCCATCCGCTTCCAGGGCCAGGCGCTGAACGGGTTGTCGCAACAGGCCGTAAGGCCACTGCGGCGGCAGATGCAGGTGGTGTTCCAGGATCCTTTCGGCAGCCTCAGCCCGCGTATGTCGGTCGGGCAGATCGTTGGCGAAGGCCTGCACATCCACCGCATGGGCAGTGCAGCAGAGCAGGAACAGGCAGTCATCGACGCGCTTGTGGAGGTAGGTCTGGATCCGGAAACCCGGCACCGCTATCCCCACGAGTTTTCCGGCGGGCAGCGGCAGCGGATTGCCATTGCCCGAGCACTGGTGCTGAAACCGGCGCTGATTCTGTTGGACGAGCCCACTTCGGCGCTCGACCGTACGGTGCAGCGCCAAGTGGTGGAACTCCTGCGTTCGTTGCAGGCCAAGTACAACCTGACCTACCTGTTCATCAGCCATGACCTGGCGGTGGTCAGGGCCCTGAGTCATCAGCTGATGGTGATGAAACAGGGCAAGGTGGTGGAACAGGGCTCTGCCGAAACGATTTTCGCCGCACCGCAGCACACTTATACCCGACAGTTGCTGGAAGCCGCCTTTCTGGCCCCTGCGACTGCCGACTAA
- a CDS encoding ABC transporter permease, whose amino-acid sequence MKLSPLNQRRFARFKANKRGWWSLWLFLVLFLASLGAELIANDKPLLVRYDGQWYFPVLKRYPETAFGGEFPLQANYKSPYIQELIAAKDGWMLWPAIPFSYSSINYELQVPAPSPPSAQNWLGTDDQGRDVLARVIYGFRVSVLFALTLTLLSSVIGVIAGALQGFYGGWVDLAGQRFLEIWSGLPVLYLLIILASFVQPNFWWLLGIMLLFSWMSLVDVVRAEFLRGRNLEYVRAARALGMGNGAIMYRHILPNAMVSTMTFMPFILTGAIGTLTALDFLGFGLPAGAPSLGELVAQGKANLQAPWLGISAFVVLGAMLTLLVFIGEAARDAFDPRK is encoded by the coding sequence ATGAAACTCTCCCCGCTCAATCAACGACGCTTTGCCCGCTTCAAGGCCAACAAGCGCGGCTGGTGGTCGCTGTGGCTGTTCCTCGTGCTGTTCCTCGCCAGTCTCGGCGCCGAGCTGATCGCCAACGACAAGCCGCTGCTGGTGCGTTACGACGGCCAGTGGTACTTCCCGGTGCTCAAGCGCTACCCGGAAACTGCCTTCGGTGGCGAATTCCCGCTGCAGGCCAACTACAAGAGCCCCTATATCCAGGAGCTGATCGCCGCGAAGGACGGCTGGATGCTCTGGCCGGCGATCCCCTTCAGCTACTCCAGCATCAACTACGAGCTGCAGGTGCCGGCGCCCTCGCCGCCCTCGGCGCAGAACTGGCTGGGTACCGACGACCAGGGCCGCGACGTGCTGGCGCGGGTGATCTATGGCTTCCGCGTGTCGGTGCTGTTCGCCCTGACCCTGACTCTGCTCAGTTCGGTCATCGGCGTGATCGCCGGCGCCCTGCAGGGTTTCTACGGCGGCTGGGTCGACCTGGCCGGGCAGCGCTTCCTGGAAATCTGGTCAGGCCTGCCGGTGCTCTACCTGCTGATCATCCTGGCCAGCTTCGTCCAGCCGAACTTCTGGTGGCTGCTGGGCATCATGCTGCTGTTCTCCTGGATGAGCCTGGTCGACGTGGTGCGCGCCGAGTTCCTCCGTGGCCGCAACCTGGAGTACGTGCGCGCCGCCCGCGCCCTGGGCATGGGCAACGGGGCGATCATGTACCGCCACATCCTGCCCAATGCCATGGTCTCGACCATGACCTTCATGCCGTTCATCCTCACCGGGGCGATCGGCACCCTGACCGCTCTGGACTTCCTCGGCTTCGGCCTGCCCGCCGGCGCGCCCTCGCTGGGCGAGCTGGTGGCCCAGGGCAAGGCCAACCTACAGGCCCCCTGGCTGGGCATCAGCGCCTTCGTCGTGCTCGGCGCCATGCTGACCCTGCTGGTATTCATCGGCGAAGCCGCCCGCGATGCCTTCGACCCGAGGAAATGA
- a CDS encoding microcin C ABC transporter permease YejB gives MLAYILRRLLLIIPTLFGILLINFVIIQAAPGGPVEQMIAKLEGFDAASGGATGRISGGGGEVSVAGSSYRGAQGLDPDLIAEIEKMYGFDKSAPERFWLMVKNYAHFDFGNSFFRDASVIDLILEKMPVSISLGLWSTLIMYLVSIPLGIAKATRHGSAFDVWTSTAIIVGYAIPSFLFAILLIVLFAGGSYWDWFPLRGLTSSDFDELSLGGKILDYFWHLVLPVTALVIGNFATLTLLTKNSFLDEIGKQYVITARAKGLSNNRVLYGHVFRNAMLLIIAGFPAAFIGIFFTGSLLVEVIFSLDGLGLMSFEAAINRDYPIVFGTLFIFTLLGLVVKLIGDIAYTLVDPRIDFESREH, from the coding sequence ATGCTCGCCTACATCCTGCGCCGCCTGCTGCTGATCATTCCCACCCTGTTCGGCATCCTGCTGATCAACTTCGTCATCATCCAGGCCGCACCCGGCGGCCCGGTGGAACAGATGATCGCCAAGCTGGAAGGCTTCGACGCCGCCAGCGGCGGCGCCACCGGGCGCATCTCCGGCGGCGGCGGCGAGGTTTCCGTGGCCGGCTCCAGCTACCGCGGCGCCCAGGGTCTGGATCCGGATCTGATCGCCGAAATCGAGAAGATGTACGGCTTCGACAAATCAGCGCCGGAACGCTTCTGGCTGATGGTGAAGAACTACGCCCACTTCGACTTCGGCAACAGCTTCTTCCGCGATGCCAGCGTGATCGACCTGATTCTCGAGAAAATGCCGGTGTCGATCTCCCTGGGGCTGTGGAGCACCCTGATCATGTACCTGGTGTCGATCCCCCTGGGCATCGCCAAGGCCACCCGGCATGGCAGCGCCTTCGACGTCTGGACCAGCACCGCGATCATCGTCGGCTACGCCATTCCGTCCTTCCTGTTCGCCATCCTGCTGATCGTGCTGTTCGCCGGCGGCAGCTACTGGGACTGGTTCCCCCTGCGCGGCCTGACCTCCAGCGACTTCGACGAGCTCAGCCTGGGCGGCAAGATCCTCGACTACTTCTGGCACCTGGTACTACCGGTCACCGCCCTGGTGATCGGCAACTTCGCCACCCTCACCCTGCTGACCAAGAACAGCTTCCTCGACGAAATCGGCAAACAGTACGTGATTACCGCCCGCGCCAAGGGCCTGAGCAACAACCGGGTGCTCTACGGCCATGTGTTCCGCAATGCCATGCTGCTGATCATTGCCGGTTTCCCGGCCGCCTTCATCGGCATCTTCTTCACCGGCTCGCTGCTGGTCGAGGTGATCTTCTCCCTCGACGGCCTCGGCCTGATGAGCTTCGAGGCGGCGATCAACCGCGACTACCCGATCGTCTTCGGCACCCTGTTCATCTTCACCCTGCTCGGCCTGGTGGTGAAACTGATCGGCGACATCGCCTACACCCTGGTCGATCCGCGCATCGACTTCGAGAGCCGGGAGCACTGA
- a CDS encoding extracellular solute-binding protein produces the protein MNHSLRALGAGLLLLASGAMAAPQHALTLYGEAPKYPANFQHFAYVNPDAPKGGTLRQPGTGGFDGFNIFVPKGNAADVGLIYDSLAYHSPDEPFTVYGLLAEKIDKAADNSYVRFILNPKARFHDGTPVTAEDVAFTFNLLMEKGHPMYRHYYADVAKVVVEDKLRVRFDFKHKENRELPLILGDLQILPKHWWASRDFSKNSLEPPLGSGPYKVGKFDAGNSLSLERVKDWWAKDLPVARGLYNFDTITTEYYRDTQVALEAFKAGRFDVNLEYSAKDWNTGYDCPALRAGQFVQESIANHNPAGMQGYVYNLRRPMFQDIRVREAIALLFDFEWANKQLFYGAYKRTNSYFANSEMAARELPDAAELKILEPLRAQLPPQVFSEVFNPPVSDGSGIIREQSRRAYQLLTQAGYRIENDKMVDASGKQLSFEFLNFQTNLERVLLPFKRNLAELGIDMQIRRVDASQYINRLRSRDFDMTSAIWPQSNSPGNEQREYWHSSSADNPGSRNLMGLRDPAIDKLVEGLPHANSRQALVSHTRALDRALLWGHYVVPNYYVDTWRVAYWKRFGRPAVTPLYDYGLMTWWEERPIGALHQDAAAPQEAN, from the coding sequence ATGAACCATTCCCTGCGCGCCCTCGGCGCAGGCCTCCTGCTGCTGGCCAGTGGCGCCATGGCGGCGCCGCAGCATGCCCTGACGCTGTACGGCGAGGCGCCGAAATATCCGGCGAACTTCCAGCACTTCGCCTACGTCAATCCGGATGCGCCCAAGGGCGGTACCCTGCGCCAGCCCGGCACCGGCGGCTTCGATGGTTTCAACATCTTCGTACCCAAGGGCAACGCCGCCGATGTCGGGCTGATCTACGACAGCCTGGCCTACCACTCGCCGGACGAGCCCTTCACCGTCTACGGCCTGCTGGCCGAGAAGATCGACAAGGCCGCCGACAACAGCTACGTGCGCTTCATTCTCAACCCCAAGGCACGCTTCCATGACGGCACCCCGGTGACCGCCGAGGACGTTGCCTTCACCTTCAACCTGCTGATGGAGAAGGGCCACCCGATGTACCGCCACTACTACGCCGATGTGGCCAAGGTGGTGGTCGAGGACAAGCTACGCGTGCGCTTCGACTTCAAGCACAAGGAAAACCGCGAGCTGCCGCTGATTCTCGGCGATCTGCAGATCCTGCCGAAGCACTGGTGGGCCAGCCGCGACTTCAGCAAGAACAGCCTGGAGCCGCCACTGGGCAGTGGCCCCTACAAGGTCGGCAAGTTCGACGCCGGCAACTCCCTCAGCCTGGAGCGGGTCAAGGACTGGTGGGCCAAGGATCTGCCGGTGGCCCGCGGCCTGTACAACTTCGACACCATCACCACCGAGTACTACCGCGATACCCAGGTCGCCCTGGAAGCCTTCAAGGCCGGGCGCTTCGACGTCAACCTGGAGTACTCGGCCAAGGACTGGAACACCGGCTACGACTGCCCGGCCCTGCGCGCCGGCCAGTTCGTCCAGGAATCGATCGCCAACCACAACCCGGCCGGCATGCAGGGCTATGTGTACAACCTGCGCCGGCCGATGTTCCAGGACATCCGTGTGCGCGAGGCCATCGCCCTGCTGTTCGACTTCGAGTGGGCCAACAAGCAGCTGTTCTACGGCGCCTACAAGCGCACCAACAGTTACTTCGCCAACTCCGAGATGGCCGCCCGCGAGCTGCCGGATGCCGCCGAGCTGAAGATCCTCGAGCCGCTGCGCGCCCAGCTGCCGCCACAGGTGTTCAGCGAAGTGTTCAATCCGCCCGTCAGCGACGGCAGCGGCATCATCCGCGAGCAGAGCCGGCGCGCCTATCAGCTGCTGACCCAGGCCGGCTACCGCATCGAGAACGACAAGATGGTGGATGCCAGCGGCAAGCAGCTGAGCTTCGAGTTCCTCAACTTCCAGACCAACCTGGAGCGAGTGCTGCTGCCGTTCAAGCGCAACCTCGCCGAGCTGGGCATCGACATGCAGATCCGCCGGGTCGACGCCTCGCAATACATCAACCGCCTGCGCTCGCGCGACTTCGACATGACCTCGGCGATCTGGCCGCAATCCAATTCGCCCGGCAACGAGCAACGCGAGTACTGGCACTCCAGCAGTGCCGACAACCCCGGCAGCCGCAACCTGATGGGCCTGCGCGATCCTGCCATCGACAAGCTGGTGGAGGGCCTGCCCCACGCCAACTCGCGCCAGGCTCTGGTCAGTCATACCCGCGCCCTCGACCGCGCCTTGCTGTGGGGCCATTACGTGGTGCCCAACTACTACGTCGACACCTGGCGCGTGGCCTACTGGAAGCGCTTCGGCCGTCCGGCAGTCACCCCGCTGTATGACTACGGTCTGATGACCTGGTGGGAGGAGCGCCCGATCGGGGCCCTGCACCAGGACGCCGCCGCGCCGCAGGAAGCCAACTGA